A region of the Styela clava chromosome 1, kaStyClav1.hap1.2, whole genome shotgun sequence genome:
ttaaaattatttcgaaCCCAAGTTCCGGCCCGAACATTTTTGATGACACATCGCCTGTTAATTTGCGTCAACCGTGCACTTTCCCCGAATCACTTTTGAGACCATTCTATGACACCAATTTCGTGACAGGGATCGAACGATAAGTTGACGCATAACATAATGTTGTAAACTTGTCACCTTTTCCTGAAAAACAAATAGAGCCATTAGCGAGGTTTCATTTTGGGgactcccgtagtgtatgtaccagactagggttagaccataatttaatttgatttatcttattttaattccattacgagttcgaggactctttgtgttagccaagtgaatatacccgctGCCCAtgagtttcagtcccttcacacaccttttgtaaagtaggcaaaccaaattagttacttcatattggtacaaacaTTTCTgggctcaaatatatatatagacaagAATGTGGTACCGGAATATGAACGTACGCTATTTTAAAGGCACTAACACAACACAATATGGTGGCGATTTAGAGTAGTTCTATGTGTTTTATTTAAGCATTTTGTTTTACAGGGCTGACACTTTTGTCCGCGAACCGTACTGCTGCATCAGTTTAGCCTATTTTTTATCAGGTATTATTTATCGTGTGTATActtatattgttattatatatatcacacGATCATATATATCTTATCATATCATTAATTGTAGATCGAGTATTTTGAAACGCCTGCAACATTtgattttcaaactttatttCTTGAATTGCCAAGCACAGTATGCCGGCAATGACAAACCTGTATAAATACGACTATGTATTTCAATTAAACTCTATAAAGATAATGAGGGTTTGCTCCGGAGTGATTTTGAAGTAAGTGGACTGCGGTAGCAGAAAAGAATTGAATCCAGATTAGTTTTTGTGACTTTCTTCAAAAATCAACAGCCCGGGTTCGCAAACCCGGTTTCTAATTTGCATTGCttgctatatatataccaaCAAATACTAAATTATCTTTTACCATTCCATTTACCCTACAACTAGTAGGAGAATTTTCAAAGTTAGTTTTATACGCATGCGTGTGAGTTACCGACATGTATTATCTCTGTATGATTACATTTTTGAATACCGATTACAGAGagttcccgaagtatgtgtgccagtttagggttatcaggttgtgcgccatctttgtgccAATACTTGAGGAGCGCCGATTACAGAATTATCTTTTTTTGTCACGAGGTGAGACTGCCGTATTACCTCTGTCTTTATGTTCGAAACCTAATCTAAAGTTCAGCATCTCTTTTGGCAACTTTTCTGAATTTCCTTCCCGTGTGTTGCACATTTTTTCTGGTACAATGGCGGAATTCAAAATAGATTGGCTTATCTTAATTTCACAGACATGATCAACGATTTGCGAGGGAAACGAAATTTCAATACCATTTTTTATGTCCTTCATCATTCCATGTGTCTGTCAACTATTTCAATAGTCATAGTAAGTGCCTCTAGGTCTATttcgggcgctccagaagtgtgtgtaccaatatggaggtaactagtttggttcgcctactttacattaagttgtgcaaagggactgaaacctatgggcaggggatatatttgcttggctagcacagacagtctctgaactcgtaatagaaccaaaatgagaaaaattggaataaaattgaattctAACCCCattctggtacacatactacgggagtacccaatttcgCTCATCTATCAGAgaaaaaattctcaaaaaagGGTTGCTTACTAAATTCTCAAATAAGGTTTGCTTACTGACTTAAATGTGCATTCCGAACTGTATTCAATGCCAAACGTTAAATTTCGCTTTTTCGtaaagataaaaattattaaaaaaacaaacaaacttaTTCGAACCATTATTTTGGATACTCCGTGGTGTGTgttataccaggttagggttgggccataattttattcggatttcccatattttagttctattaacaGTTCGGGATGTCCGTGTTATACCACATGAATATACCATAGGTTTAggccatttacacaacttgatgtgaaatgggcgaacaaaattagttacctccatattggtacacatacttctgaagcgcagattttttgtataaataaacTTGGATTGATGACCAAGGGAAATGTGGCATTTATCTTCTGTCTTTATTCCTCTCTTTCTGTAATTTGTACTTTTTCGCATAACTTGACTACAATTTTGCATTTAAAGCTTTTACTGCAACCATCAACTTACACTTCTATAATTACAGTACTACAGAGTCTTCATTTTCCACGTATGTATGAGAGGATTGAATGAAATGTCTACGCCTGTCCTGAATCTTAGGTGAGATAAATAATTACGCCCGAAATGCTAGTTTAGCACCAACGAACGTATATATGTCACATAGCGTTGAAAAAGCCTTGCTCTTCAAATATAAAACCTagactgaattttaaaaatgattccaATATaagccctacccttaaaataacaCTTAGTCAATaccgcaaatttttttttcggtaaCGCGAATTTTTTCTAAAGAAAATCGTGTTATTTATAAGCAAATGGATATTAGTTTTCATActttgtatatttgaatatctcgtaattctctactttgtaatatTGTTTTTGGTAGATGAAAATAAAAGTCATCCACCAAAAATAACTcctagtgttttttttttccaaagaaaattgaaataagaccccgTCCTTTTTTCGGGGAAACGCGGTATGTTAGTCAGTTACTCGGGCATTGTCAGATGTTATCTGAAAATGTGTAAGGTATTCTCGTAATCAGTCGTCTGTAATTCTTTCACGCTGGCCAGCGTTATGGTGTAACGTTCATTACAAGCAATTGCTCAACGTCCGGATATTTGACCACGGAACAACTGCTAGCATGAAATCGTATCATACATTTTTGCCTTTTCTTAGGTGGGCTTTGAAAAAGTTCGGCATGGAAAATGAAAGAATTTATGCTATGACGGAAATTGCGTTTGTTGTGACATACTTCTTGGGTCGTATTGTTACTATGCCAGTATTTTACTATACTATACTTATAACGAAAGATACTGAGGGATATAAGAGgtgaagaaattttatttttatcaggcTTTAAAAACATGAGATGGGTGACAAATGAAACAATTCTTACATTTAATCAGAGTGATTATTGCATagaagggcgctccagaagtgggtgtaccaatatggaggtaacctattttgttcgcctactttacaaaaggtgtgtgaagggactgaaactcaTGGGCatgggttatattcacttggctaacacagacagtacccggactcgtaatagaactaaaataaggaaaatctgaataaaattatggcctaacctcaacctgatacacacactgTGGGAGTACCTATAAAAGTGTATTGCTCATGTGCTTCTTTGATCGAATATTTTTCTAATACTGTTTTATTTCGCCATCATTTTGTCAGATAGTGATGTCTACTTTCAAAATTATCTAGTAAAATGATACAATTAGGGATAAACGAACATGCCATGTTCATCAAAGTTTGGTGATATTTGTCGATTTTTACACATTCACTTCACTTTtaccaatttgaaaatattctaattgcAGGCTAAATACACTATGCAAAGTGATATTCTTTGGATCAGCAGTTGTTATAGACACACTAATCATATACTGGTTCCTTCTGATCTGCAAAATGGTATTTACCAATGTCAAAGAACGTACTCAGCAGATAAAAGGAAAAGAAGAATAGCAATGcgattttgaatgatttttaaattggattcaataattattttggaaattaaaatatatttatcttaAAATCAACAATGTCATATCGAAGCAGGATTGTATTTTTGAGCAAAAGCCATAAGAGTTTAGTCTGTATGCTGCATTTAGCTTCGCTGATTTCTGGCAACTTTACTCTAGATAAAAGCAGAGTTGTTCTGTGTTACGTACCACTAGTCAATATTTGTACTCAAGGAGGTAGGATTGAAAAGGGAGGCTGTTCGCTTGTATACATTCTAAATAAAATTAACGAATCATTGAAAATTAGCTTCTGTGGTTACAAACGTCCCAGTGTAACATAGTGCCAACATAATATACATTCATCCGCAACACTTGGTTTTTTAATCCCACGCGTGCGGTGTAGatagataaattaaaaatgaagagttctggagagcgagcaaaatctttaaaaagcttaaaacatgagaaatatcaCGTGCCCGCCCACCAGCACacaaacaagaaaaatacaaagaaaCACCAACCAAGTTAAACGAGGCTTGGgacagaaataaacaaacattaaGATACGCGAATGTAATTTTCGGACTGTTAGACTTTTGAAACACTCAagctaatacagtaataatgaCTAGTTTAATCTGATACAGTATATCTGTATATACCTTAATATAAATGTCTTGAAAAGATAGAActataaattcaattttcaatctTCTCGAAACTTACGCTGATACagcaatatacagatatatgcaATGGTGGATTTAGCAggcggttcgcaccggttctatagaaccgtcttacggaattttatgagatcagctaactggttagcattactggttactgtcaatgactttctgtaacagaaccgggtgaacatatgacttttgtgatggaaccggcagacaaaaaaattgaatcccaccactggatataTGTTGTTAATGTACAAACAGATAACGGCGAATGGTTGATCTAACAACATCGTTGTAGAAGCTTCATCCCAATACCATGTTGACGTTTTTGGAACATTGAACAGTCCTATGGAATCAGTTACAAATATCGTGTTTTCTGCATAGAAAAAAGTTTGCTCTCGATGTTTTTCCGATCTTtaaattcaatcaatcaatcaaccaatcaattttattttagtcactctgaaagaaacaaaacaacaacaaacggacaaacaaaatgcagaggacctggaggacgggcataacttaataaaaagttaaaaacgtacaagtacgtgcccacgcaccaaaaacagtcaaaaaaacattcaaaagaTGTTCCCTATAGTGACAATAGACCACACTAATGACAAGCTGATTGAATATTTCGATCCAAACCATAATTTTATGTATGTGGACGATCATTGCGCGATCTGCAAATCTCGAGAATACTTTTAGAACTAGTAAACTAtagaaaacattttttgaagaTTGGAAAAACGATGAGAgcaggataggataggatttgtGTATTTAgtccaggggagaggaaagccgataagatggcttaatcatatggggaaccactgcctctcgtccagttacaagtccatgtcgggtataggattagttagtcagttatttgttttcagagtCACGGAAATGATTGTGGatgaagccataaccgaccagcggttacgtgaaccaccctacgacgtcGAAGAGACCACTtaaccccgcatgggattcgaacctgcgtaCCCATACAGGGTAATCAGCGGTGCGGGgtcgagcgtattcctaacgcttagcacgatgcgccaccaCCGCCGAGAAAACGCGATATCTGTAACCCATTTCATAGGACTGTTCAATGTTCCAAAAACGTCAACATGGCTTTGCGCTGAAACCTCTacaacagcgtttcccaacctttattgatcgcggactattttctcaccggcgaaaacctttgcggactcaaggtgagtttattgcaaccgtactcagtgtgaagaagcaataaaaccaaatacAACAGAATTTTGACGAATTTCAATATTGGCATTTTCTGttgcacaatattcaatccatgacaacgactagaatttaaaatgtctttctattttaatttaattgtgttcatagtaactcacggttgcgtcgacttacgacggGATGAAAGCATTAtctctttaaaatgccacggcaaccTGTGAGCAtgataatgtgagaatatattgtccgattatatttagttttgatacgtattttttgCGAGCTTGCGAATTTGTTGTCGCCCTTAGAAATaccctactatctgctataaatttccagatggtacaacttgatttagtacttattaaaaatatatttaaagtatattagtaaatccaaaaatacatattcatcgccttgctttattattaatttaattgttatcattttaatgtgcggttgtgttgacgaaataaaagcaatactactccgaaaatattatgacaatccgtggattagtaaatgaaaaatacatacTCATCGCCTTTcttcattattaatttaattgtgatcattttaatctgcggttgtgttgacgaaataaaaccaatactactcagaaaatatcatgacaatccgtggacacaaaaatgcgtggtaaagtgcccaattatttttgtgaattcgacaccTACGCCGCTCCgctactgtacgtaccaatgtggaggcagtgaagcaaagaatcctaaggaaaaatgccctggtacgtttACTACGGTAGCAcgagaaattttgaaatttaccagtaatcagtaatttatttttgcacATACCGAAAATAGGAAAGTATACAAACAGTAaggtaaaacataaaataatgaatttcagtgtgaagggagacgcgataaaccagtcttggttatcgagcagcgtcacctttGAGGGAGTCTAACATAGAATCACAAAAAAAAGGGAAgctgaataatatttaataacagAAATCGGCCTTTTAGGTACGTTTAAGCGACCTGGTGTTTCCAGCATCGCTCATAGTGATTCTAGAGAACAACTCCGGGCACCACGGGCGGGGTAACCGCAGTAGACTGAAtgcaaagtgactataaaccttTGATGGAATGACAGACGGGAGATTGCTAGTTTTTGTGTGCCTATCACGTTTGAGTAGCCTTTCAcaggaaatatgaaaaaaatagaaaccaCTCAAATTGTGAGAGGTTTACGAAGTATACTCAGGGTATCATGGTATCCTGCATTGGCATGGTGCCATGGAGACAGTGATAAAGTAACAAACAAGGAGAAGCAGTTAAtgagagat
Encoded here:
- the LOC120348485 gene encoding TLC domain-containing protein 4-like is translated as MLSIYANVATVSLCFAWFQFIGKSLSIRLCKKYIPLHLERLSDEDKKTLANKMMSSFNSIFVFFNVSAILVLNWQRIRSDPYWADTFVREPYCCISLAYFLSDMINDLRGKRNFNTIFYVLHHSMCLSTISIVIYYRVFIFHVCMRGLNEMSTPVLNLRWALKKFGMENERIYAMTEIAFVVTYFLGRIVTMPVFYYTILITKDTEGYKRLNTLCKVIFFGSAVVIDTLIIYWFLLICKMVFTNVKERTQQIKGKEE